The sequence TAAATGACTTAAAATATCTACTATACCAGCAGCAGTATGGTACTGATTTACAGTAAAAGTATATTCAGGATCTAATATAGAAAAAACAGGTCTTAATAAATCATGTCCTATTGCTAATTTTTGATTAGTATGCATATTAGAAATTACACTATTTCCATTCATTTCACTTCCAGTAGCAGCTAAAGTAAGAACTGAAGCCACAGGTAAAACAGATTTTAAGTCTTGTAATTTTTGTTCTACATAAAGGTCTTGCCATATATCTCCACAATAATTAGCCTGAGCAGCAATAGCCTTAGAACAATCTATTACACTTCCACCTCCTACAGCTAATATAAGTTTTACTCCTTCTTTTCTACATATTTCAGCTCCTTTATACACAGAATCAATTCTAGGATTAGGATCTATATTATCCAACTCATATACATAAATTCCATACTCCCTTAAATTATTTATTATTACATCAAAAAGTCCATTTCTTTTAACGCTACCTTTTCCGTATACAATTAAGACTTTATCTCCATATTTTTTTACTTCTTTTCCTATTTCATTTATCTTTCCTCTTCCAAAAAGAATTCTAGTAGAAACATTGTAATTAAAATTTTTCATGTAAGTCCCTCCATCTATATTTTAGTTTATTTTTGTAAAAGCTAAATCTACTATTTTTACACCGTCAACTGCAGCACTTATAATTCCACCAGCATATCCAGCTCCCTCACCTATTGGATATAATCCTTGTACATTTACAGACATTCCATTTATATCTCTTATAATTCTCACAGGGGCAGAAGTTCTTGTTTCTGGTGCTATGAGATTTACATTCTTAGAAATAAATATGGGATTTTTACTCCAATATTCAAAAGCAGATTTCATATTATTTACTACTATTTCTGGAAAAAAATTATTTAAATTATATGAAGTTTTCTTCATTTCATAACTACTTTCTATTTCATGAGTAGTTTTCTTATCTTTCATAAAATCTAATACTCCTTGATATAAAGCACCATATCCTTCTACTAATTCATAAGTTTTTCTTTCTAATTTTTCTTGAAATTCCATTCCAGAAAATAAATGATCACCAAAATCATTTTCTTTTATTCCCACTACAATAGCAGAATTTGAAAATTTTCCATTTCTTTGTGAATAACTCATACCATTTACAAGAGAAGTATTTAATTCAGAAGAAGCATTTACTATAATACCACCAGGGCACATACAAAAAGAAAAAACTCCTCTTTCTTCGGCCCTATTATTGTAAGTTACATTATAAGTAGCTGAGCCTAATAATTCATTATCTGCAAATTTGCCATATTGCATTCTATCTATATCACATCTAAAATGC comes from Fusobacterium necrogenes and encodes:
- a CDS encoding iron-containing alcohol dehydrogenase, which gives rise to MKNFNYNVSTRILFGRGKINEIGKEVKKYGDKVLIVYGKGSVKRNGLFDVIINNLREYGIYVYELDNIDPNPRIDSVYKGAEICRKEGVKLILAVGGGSVIDCSKAIAAQANYCGDIWQDLYVEQKLQDLKSVLPVASVLTLAATGSEMNGNSVISNMHTNQKLAIGHDLLRPVFSILDPEYTFTVNQYHTAAGIVDILSHLFEQYFTPDHDGYLQNRMMEAMMKTVIEYGPIAYQELNNYEARANLMWTSSLALNGMVTYGKVSTDWATHGMEHELSAFYDITHGVGLGILTPYWMKYVLSKDTVHRFVEYARNVWNLSGNDEIELANLAIEKTREFFTSIGIPSTLEEVGIDGSKLEEMAEQATMFGALGCMKKLYKEDVLAIYKMAL